A part of Marinicella rhabdoformis genomic DNA contains:
- a CDS encoding M16 family metallopeptidase codes for MKFNWKPCVLALAVASVTACAPMSHQNKPATKEAVVKQSGNKVFTQDYDMRTLDNGLKVIVVKTDYPGVVSLQMPIQTGSRNEVEPGKSGFAHFFEHMMFRGTENYTQEEYGEMLKKMGADQNAYTTDDYTNYHVTFMNDDLEKMLMLEADRFKYLKFSEAQFKTEALAVKGEYLKNSASPFSQLFEKVRASAYKEHTYSHTTMGFLKDIEDMPNQMDYALTFFDRWYRPEKAAVIVVGDVEVEQTHELVEKYFGDWERGNYNVDIPVEPPASGHEYIHIKWGSETLPMFGLVFRGASGDPMVKDKAAIDMMGQIYFGGNSDVYQDIVVKRQLADSLFFYSPDSKDPGLIYLLARMTSKDNYAEVKKALVDTVVKARTAEADVDQLNDIKSAARYGFANALDNSEAIGDMLASVVQYERDPEFINHQYDRLAEITVEDVKWAANKYLVDDGRIMVSLAQEESIEALSDDFELSELVAEANEAPKVHFKVADLSNSSDIVDVNFLFSTGAAQDPEGKKGLANLTAAMITDAGSKTKTYQEIQKAMLPMAAYFGSQVDKEMISLSGRVHREKAADWMDLVLDNLLNPGFKEEDFNRLKTQAINGIQTDLKGNNDEELGKEVLYEQLYPNHPYGALNLGHVSDLESITLDDVKAFYQAQLTQKNLTLGITGNLGDRLKSELKSRLAKGLNVGKDSQMKIDAAPEFSGRHVTIVEKETMPTAVSFGFPIEVNRSHEDWVALWLVRSFLGEHRNSNSFLYQRIREARGMNYGDYAYIEYFPRGMYRTQPNANLGRSEQIFQVWLRPLRSNTDAHFATRTAMYELEKLIANGLTEDQFENTRLFLSKYAGLLLKGQDRVLGYHMDSQFYNSGDFVEQVVNGLNELTVEQVNAVIKKHLQTENLQFVFITKDGQDMKDRLVKGTESAMKYNSEKPADLMAEDQVIKDYDLKLKADNVLVVPIDKVFK; via the coding sequence ATGAAATTTAACTGGAAACCCTGTGTGCTGGCACTGGCTGTTGCAAGTGTGACTGCTTGTGCGCCTATGTCACATCAAAACAAGCCAGCGACAAAAGAAGCCGTTGTAAAACAAAGTGGCAACAAAGTGTTTACGCAAGACTATGACATGCGCACTTTAGACAATGGCTTAAAAGTCATTGTGGTCAAAACAGATTACCCAGGTGTTGTTTCATTACAAATGCCGATTCAAACGGGTTCTCGTAACGAAGTTGAGCCTGGTAAGTCGGGGTTTGCACATTTCTTCGAACACATGATGTTCAGAGGTACAGAGAATTACACTCAAGAAGAATACGGTGAAATGTTGAAGAAAATGGGGGCGGATCAAAACGCCTATACCACAGACGATTATACCAATTACCATGTCACTTTCATGAATGATGATTTGGAAAAAATGTTGATGTTAGAGGCAGACCGCTTCAAATACTTGAAATTTTCTGAAGCACAATTCAAAACTGAGGCATTGGCAGTGAAAGGTGAGTACCTGAAAAACAGTGCCAGTCCGTTCAGCCAGTTATTTGAAAAAGTCAGAGCAAGTGCCTATAAAGAGCATACCTACAGCCACACTACCATGGGCTTTTTGAAAGACATCGAAGACATGCCTAATCAAATGGATTATGCGCTGACTTTCTTTGATCGTTGGTACCGTCCTGAAAAAGCGGCTGTGATTGTTGTTGGTGATGTAGAAGTTGAACAAACGCACGAATTGGTCGAAAAATATTTCGGTGACTGGGAGCGTGGCAACTATAACGTCGATATACCTGTAGAGCCGCCAGCTTCTGGTCATGAATACATTCATATCAAGTGGGGCTCTGAAACTTTACCGATGTTTGGTTTGGTCTTTCGTGGTGCTTCAGGCGATCCAATGGTAAAAGACAAAGCTGCCATTGACATGATGGGTCAAATCTATTTTGGCGGCAATTCTGATGTCTATCAAGACATCGTGGTCAAAAGACAATTGGCAGATTCTTTATTCTTTTATTCGCCTGACAGTAAAGACCCAGGCTTAATTTACTTGCTGGCACGCATGACTTCTAAAGACAATTATGCGGAAGTTAAAAAAGCATTGGTAGATACTGTTGTTAAAGCACGTACAGCCGAGGCTGATGTCGATCAATTGAATGACATAAAATCTGCTGCCAGGTATGGATTTGCTAACGCTTTAGATAATTCAGAAGCGATTGGTGACATGCTGGCTTCAGTGGTTCAATACGAACGTGATCCTGAATTTATTAATCATCAATATGACCGTTTGGCAGAAATCACTGTAGAAGATGTTAAATGGGCAGCCAACAAATATTTGGTAGATGATGGTCGCATCATGGTGTCTTTGGCACAAGAAGAATCCATTGAGGCTTTGTCTGATGATTTTGAATTGAGTGAATTAGTGGCTGAAGCCAATGAAGCACCTAAAGTACACTTTAAAGTGGCAGACTTATCAAACAGCAGTGACATTGTTGACGTGAATTTTTTATTCAGCACAGGTGCTGCACAAGATCCAGAAGGTAAAAAAGGCTTGGCCAACTTAACCGCTGCCATGATCACAGATGCGGGTTCAAAAACCAAAACATATCAAGAAATTCAAAAAGCCATGTTGCCAATGGCCGCATACTTTGGTTCACAGGTTGATAAAGAAATGATTTCTTTGTCTGGCCGTGTTCACCGTGAGAAAGCTGCTGATTGGATGGATTTGGTTTTAGATAATTTGTTAAACCCTGGATTCAAAGAAGAAGACTTTAACCGTTTAAAAACACAAGCCATCAATGGCATTCAAACCGATTTGAAAGGTAACAACGACGAAGAGTTGGGTAAAGAAGTGTTGTATGAACAACTGTATCCAAACCATCCCTATGGCGCATTGAATTTGGGTCATGTGAGTGATTTAGAAAGCATCACTTTGGATGATGTGAAAGCTTTTTATCAAGCACAGTTGACGCAAAAGAATTTGACTTTGGGTATCACTGGTAATTTAGGTGATAGATTGAAATCGGAGCTTAAAAGCCGCCTAGCCAAAGGCTTGAATGTAGGTAAAGACTCGCAAATGAAGATTGACGCTGCACCTGAATTCTCTGGCAGACACGTCACGATAGTTGAAAAAGAAACCATGCCAACGGCCGTTTCGTTCGGTTTTCCAATCGAAGTTAACCGTTCACATGAAGACTGGGTGGCTTTGTGGTTGGTCCGTTCATTTTTGGGTGAGCACAGGAATTCGAACAGTTTCTTATACCAACGCATCCGCGAAGCACGTGGCATGAACTACGGTGACTATGCTTATATTGAGTATTTTCCACGTGGTATGTACCGCACCCAACCCAATGCCAATTTGGGCCGTTCGGAACAAATATTCCAAGTGTGGTTACGCCCATTACGCTCAAACACTGATGCACATTTTGCAACACGTACAGCCATGTATGAGTTAGAGAAACTGATTGCCAATGGATTAACTGAAGATCAGTTCGAAAACACACGATTGTTCTTATCAAAATACGCAGGCTTGTTATTGAAAGGTCAGGACCGCGTTTTGGGTTATCACATGGACAGCCAGTTTTATAACTCAGGTGATTTTGTTGAGCAAGTGGTCAATGGTTTGAATGAATTGACTGTAGAGCAAGTCAATGCAGTCATTAAAAAGCACTTGCAAACTGAAAACTTACAATTTGTATTCATCACAAAAGACGGCCAAGACATGAAAGACCGCTTGGTTAAAGGTACTGAGTCTGCGATGAAATATAACTCGGAGAAACCTGCTGACTTGATGGCAGAAGACCAGGTCATTAAAGATTACGATTTGAAGTTAAAAGCCGATAACGTTTTGGTGGTACCGATTGATAAAGTATTTAAATAA